From the genome of Phycisphaeraceae bacterium:
CGGGCGCTTGGTTCCGTCCATCGCGGTGCATGGAGCTGGTGACAGCGCCCATTCCGCTGAAGATCGCTCAGCAGGAGCGGCGATCGCGCTGGATTCCGCCGAGCGTTCCGGATGGTGCGGGCCTCGTGGGCTGCTGCACGGAGAAGGACGCGGCACGCGAAGGTGTGTTGCTGCGCCTTGGCGGGGTTGTAGCGCCGCGCCGCGCCGGAAAGCGCCGCGAAGAGGCTCTGTGAGAGGTCTTCGCGATCGTGATGGGTCAGGCGGTATGCCTCACCGATCTTGTCGACGAGGTAGTGGACGCGGTCCTCGACGAAGGAGTCGATCAGCTCGCTCGGGTCAATTCCGCGAAGCGGTTCGGACTTGGCTGGAACAGCAGGCGGGGACTGGGCTGGCCTGCACTCGGACTCTGGGTGGTTCGCGACGGCTGCTTCTGACATTGACGACTCCTCATGCTGCGGATCGCCGGCATGGCGTCCGAAGTGCGAGGAGTCTGCCTCTGCCCACGGGCAAAAACGGTGCGCAAAGGGTGTCTAAACAGTTGCGGAGTTTCCGACGGCGTCGCGGAGTTTCACTGCGCGCGCGTGGCCGCTCGTCGTGAGCCAGCATCCACCACCGCGCCCGGTCTTGGTCACGATCAGGCCGCGAGTCTTCAGGTCACTCATGACCGCCTTGAGAGCGTTGGCGTCGCCATCACTGGCCTTCTTCGCGATCATCTCGGTGGATTGGCGCCGATCCGAATCGATGGCGCCGAGATCGAGCATTGCGACAAGCACCTCTTGTGCGCGATCGCTCAGGGGCTCCTCCGCAAGCGTCGGGACTGTCGTCTGAGAGGGCGGAGGGCGCTGCGCCGACCTGGCCGCAAGCGCGAATGCGAGCGATGTCGGCGTCATCCGATAGATGACTTCGATCTGTGTGCGAGCTGGAACGGCGGCACCGCAGCCGGCGCATTCGAAGAGGTCCTCGTCGGCGATCGCACGGCGAAAGGCATCGGCTGAGTTCAGAATCTGGCAGCGGTCACATTCGACCATCTCGTCGGCCGCAACGACGCCATGCTCGGCAAGGAGCTCAAAGAGTGACTCCACGAGATTCGCCTCCGCGTTGATCACGCCAGCGAAGTCCTTCGGCCTCAGCGGCGATTGAGACCGCACGGTGGCGAGGCGCGCGTCAAGTCGCTCGACCTCGCGAATCAAGTCAGGATGTTCACGCGCAATAAGATCGGATTCGCGAAAGAACATGTCGCACTGCATCCTCGTCGTTCGCGGTCATGAGGCGAACTCGGTTGCGGTAGCCAATGATGATCACATGAAACTCTTGAGCGGCCGGCGGCGAATGGCCGTTCACGATGTGCGGGGCCGCGCACTGTGCAGCCCCATTGGCGCACAGGTAGAAATTCCCGAGGTGACCGAGGCCGTTCTCCCGCACGGCGGCGAGGCCCGAATCAATGACTGGATCGCCGAGCACTGAGCATGTGGGCGACGCGCTGATCACCTCGAGTCTCCGGCCCTCCAAGGTGCGATAGTTGATCCTGTGCGAGCGCGCCTCGCCATTGCCGCTCTCCTCGATCTCGTGCAGCCTCCGAATCGCGCGACGCAAGTCCAGAATCCTGAAGCGTGAAATGTCCAGCCATCCGGCGATGAGCGAGGAGAACTCCTCGGCGACATCCTCGTACTTGATCCCTGATGGGACCTGCGACACCTGCAGGATCGCTGTGTTCGCGGTCAGATCCCACTCGAACGCCACAAGCCCTCGAGTAACGCGCTCCACGAACGCTCGCAAGTGGATCGGTTCCCCAAGATCGCTGGCTCTCGCCTCGTCGTAATCCGGACGGCGCTCACTCCACTGTCGCTTCCGGATGGCCGTGACGCGTAGGCGGCGGCCATCATGGGTAATCGAGGACAGCGTCATCTCCTCCGGGAGCACGAGCGGCAGTCTGCTGTTCAAAAGGTGGTCTTGCCCATGCTCCCTCAGTCGCCGTTCGACGGATTCGGTGCTCTTCCACCCGGCGAGGGAATCGGTCGGTCCTCGGTAAAGGAAGACATGCTGCTTCCCCCAGGGCGTCACCTCATCCAGGAACTGAACGACCTGCTCCGCAGTCAGAGTGCCGGAGACCAGCGCGGCGTCCAGCCGATCTCGAATCTCTGCCTTGCTCCCCGATCTCTTCATGTCCTGCCGGTCGAGGAACTCCTTGAGCTGAGGTTTCTTCAGCGCAAGCAGGTGAGAGAGAAGCACGGCCTGCTCTTCATTGCAGACTGTTCCGGATCGACCTGTCGTGGTTCTACGGGCCATGGGACTCTGTTCCCTGTATCCCCTCCCCGGGGCCGCGAGAGTTTACCTTGGGACGCGACCGCAGCACGGCTGTGGGGGGAGGAAAGGCGCGCCCATAGGAGTCTCTGGCGCTCCCAAGCGACCTTGGCGACCACCGCCCGCAAGTGCGTCTCCACAATCGGATCTCGACCCTCACGAACCCGCGGAAGCTCCAGAATCGCCGCCTGGATGTCAGGTGCCAAGAGCAGGAGATTCATGATCTGCGTCATGCGCGCTCGCGTGACATGTCCGAGTTGGGCAGCCGCAGTCTGATCGGGGATCGCGCTCTTCTCGATCAAGTCCTCGATCTTGATGGCGAGCGCCATCAGGCGCGCGATGCGCGGCACGCGGCCTGCGGCAGTGACTTCGGCGATCGGTCGCGCGCCTTCAATGATCTCACGCCGCCTGTGCGATCGAGTGGCGAAGTGGATCGGCCTGGTCACGGTCATGTCTGGCATGTCACCTCCTCAAGCGTGGCATCGTCCTGCGCGTGGAAGGTCACGCTGAGCGACTCGCTCGCGGCGTCGTACTCGACGCTCTGGACGAGCAGGTGGATGAGCCGCTCTCGCTCGGTGGAGGCCAGCGCGGTCCACATGGGATCGAACGCCTCCAGCGCGCCAACCAATTCATCCTCATCGAGCATGCGGTTCCGAAGCGCCGTGAGTCGAGCATCAAGGCGCCGCTGCTGAGCGGTGAGCGCGCCGATCTCGGAGCGCAACTCGCTCGCACGTGCCGCACTGCCATTGCGATCTTGGCCAGAGTCCACCAGTTCGCGCAGTGCATCGCGCGCGGCGAGATGTCGAGCGGAGACGCCCGTGCGTTCCGCGTCCAGCTCGTCGACGCGCTCTCGCAGCTGTTCCTGCGCGCCGCGGACCGCCTCCGCCATCAACGCGTCGTCGCGACCCAGGGATCGAAGCTGGTCCACCACGAACCGCTCCAGTTCCTGGGCAGGAAGCGAAGGGGCAGGGCACTCGCTCCAGCCTCGCTTCTGGGCGTTCGTGCAGACGTAGTAGCGGTAGTGCTTCTCAATGCCCGCCTTTGACCGGTCGCTGGCGTAGTGGTGGATCATCGCGCAGCCGCAGGCCTTGCAACGCACGAGCCCCTTGAGGAGCGCGCCGTGCTTGTTCCCACTGCCGCGACCGTCACCGCTGCGATTGGCCTTCAGCGTCTCCGCGACGCGGTCGAACACGTTCTGATCGACGATCGCGTCGTGGAGTCCGTCGTACACATCGTCCTTGTGTTTCACCTTGCCGAGGTAGGCAACATTGGTCAGCAGACCAAGAAGCTGCGGGGGCTCAAAGCCCCGCCCGCCTTGGGCCACGCCGCCCTTGGTCGTCCACGACTTGTTCCTCCAGCCCATCTCGTCGAGCCGTCGCATCGTCTTCAACACGGAGCCGCACTCGAGGTAGAGCTCGAAGATGCGACGCACGCGCTCCGCTTCAGCAGCATTGACCACGAGTCGGTTGCCGCCGGGCAGCCGATCGATGTCGTAGCCGAGGATCGGGCGCCCGCCGCTCCACATGCCCTTGCGCTTCGTGGCTGCGATCTTGTCGCGCGTGCGCTCCGAGATGATCTCGCGCTCGAACTGCGCGAACGAAAGCAGAATGTTCAGCGTGAGCCGACCCATCGAGTGGGTCGTGTTGAACTGCTGCGTGACCGAGACGAACGAGACGCCGTGCCTCTCGAACGACTCCATCATGCGCGCGAAGTCGAGCAGCGATCGGCTGAGGCGATCGACCTTGTAGACGACGACACAGTCGATCAATCCGGCATCGATGTCAGCGAGAAGGCGCTGCACGGCAGGGCGGTCGATGTTGCCGCCGGTGAATCCGCCGTCGTCATAGCGCGTGGGGATGCAGCGCCAGCCCTCAGCCCTCTGGCTCGCGATGAACGACTCGGCGGCCTCGCGCTGTGCGTCGAGCGAGTTGAAGTCCTGGTCCAGGCCCTCCTCGCTCGACTTGCGCGTGTAGACCGCGCAGCGGATCACGCGATCGGATTCGGCTTCGCGCTGGCGCTTGGTCATGAGTTTGCCGCCTCCCTGGGCTTCGTGAGCCCGAAGAAGAGCATGCCGTTCCAGTGCGAGCCGGTGATCGCGTGGGCGACCGCGCTGAGCGAGCGGTAGGTCTCGCCGTCGAGCTCGAATCCGTTCGGCAGGATGGTGACGCGGTACTCGCGGCCCTTGAAGCGGCGCGTGAGCAACGCGCCGGGCGGCGGGACGCGACCGTCGCGGTCGATGGCAAGTTGCGCCGTGGCGGCGAGAGAGCCCCGAAGTGTCGGTGGCGGGGCCGGTGGTGGTCGAAGGCGAAGATCGGCGTCACGCGCCAGTTCGCGCGCGAGTGCTCGTGATCGCTCGATCGCACGCTTGGCGAGATCGCCCTCGGCGAGCGCCTGAATCCGCCAGGCGACGCGGCGGAAGAGCCACTGCCTGTTGCCCGAGCGCGCTGGTTCTCCGAAGACGTCGGCGTATCGCTTCTGGAGCTGGCCGACTGTCATGCGTTCGAGGGCGGCGATCTGCTTGGTAATGGAGTCGACTTCGATCATGCGTGCTCTCCGACATCGGGCCCGTTCTGCGTGAACGGCACGGCCAGTGGCACACTGAGCCTCAAGTCCGCCGAGAGTGCAAGGCCGTCAACGGCAGGATCTGCCGGCTCTTCGCGAGGTTCCGCCCGGGCGGCGATGGCTCGCGCGATTCCGCTCGCGACGATCGCCGCGAGTTCGCTCCGGCGCTGCCGTGGCGAGATGGTGGGGGCGCGTGATGCCCTCGGCCGCGCAGGGCCGCTGCGTCCGGGCATGGGGGTGTCCTTCCGCCCCCGCTGTCAACGGGCGGGTGGCATCCCTCTACATCTGCATGTACGGAAAGGTTGTCGCACCTCTTTCCGGAGGCGAGTCAACAAGGGGGTGAGCCGAGAAG
Proteins encoded in this window:
- a CDS encoding sigma-70 family RNA polymerase sigma factor, with the translated sequence MSEAAVANHPESECRPAQSPPAVPAKSEPLRGIDPSELIDSFVEDRVHYLVDKIGEAYRLTHHDREDLSQSLFAALSGAARRYNPAKAQQHTFACRVLLRAAAHEARTIRNARRNPARSPLLLSDLQRNGRCHQLHAPRWTEPSARDLALDLRTSLSRLSRRQQFLAEALKTLRVSEIAAEKGQHRSTVHRDLAAMRRSLTTAGLDPSL
- a CDS encoding Rrf2 family transcriptional regulator, whose amino-acid sequence is MFFRESDLIAREHPDLIREVERLDARLATVRSQSPLRPKDFAGVINAEANLVESLFELLAEHGVVAADEMVECDRCQILNSADAFRRAIADEDLFECAGCGAAVPARTQIEVIYRMTPTSLAFALAARSAQRPPPSQTTVPTLAEEPLSDRAQEVLVAMLDLGAIDSDRRQSTEMIAKKASDGDANALKAVMSDLKTRGLIVTKTGRGGGCWLTTSGHARAVKLRDAVGNSATV
- a CDS encoding recombinase family protein; amino-acid sequence: MTKRQREAESDRVIRCAVYTRKSSEEGLDQDFNSLDAQREAAESFIASQRAEGWRCIPTRYDDGGFTGGNIDRPAVQRLLADIDAGLIDCVVVYKVDRLSRSLLDFARMMESFERHGVSFVSVTQQFNTTHSMGRLTLNILLSFAQFEREIISERTRDKIAATKRKGMWSGGRPILGYDIDRLPGGNRLVVNAAEAERVRRIFELYLECGSVLKTMRRLDEMGWRNKSWTTKGGVAQGGRGFEPPQLLGLLTNVAYLGKVKHKDDVYDGLHDAIVDQNVFDRVAETLKANRSGDGRGSGNKHGALLKGLVRCKACGCAMIHHYASDRSKAGIEKHYRYYVCTNAQKRGWSECPAPSLPAQELERFVVDQLRSLGRDDALMAEAVRGAQEQLRERVDELDAERTGVSARHLAARDALRELVDSGQDRNGSAARASELRSEIGALTAQQRRLDARLTALRNRMLDEDELVGALEAFDPMWTALASTERERLIHLLVQSVEYDAASESLSVTFHAQDDATLEEVTCQT
- a CDS encoding DUF2924 domain-containing protein encodes the protein MIEVDSITKQIAALERMTVGQLQKRYADVFGEPARSGNRQWLFRRVAWRIQALAEGDLAKRAIERSRALARELARDADLRLRPPPAPPPTLRGSLAATAQLAIDRDGRVPPPGALLTRRFKGREYRVTILPNGFELDGETYRSLSAVAHAITGSHWNGMLFFGLTKPREAANS